One genomic segment of candidate division KSB1 bacterium includes these proteins:
- a CDS encoding molybdopterin-dependent oxidoreductase has product MPTQILPSVCPMDCPDTCSLEVEVTDGRIRKIRGSQENPLTAGFICAKVANFGRRVHGSERLLYPMRRSGAKGGGRFQRITWEEAIAMICQACREIQSRWGGEAILPVSYGGSNGLLGQDTSDKAFFARLGASRLLRAVCAMPTSEAAGGMYGKMPGVAFEDYPASRCIIIWGANPKSSNIHLVPFLKQAKANGAHIITIDPVRHFSDGEIDLHLPIYPGADLAVALALIRYWHEHGLLNWDFIRAHTVGIATLLEKAEPYTLARAAALARVEATAIERVARLYAECEPAVIRVGWGLERNRNGGQAAAAILALPAVLGKFGQRGGGYTLSNSAAFGFDACEMTAGDSWNTRVLNMNRLGRILLEENNPPVKMLFVYNCNPVATLPNQNAVLAGLQREDLFTVVFDQVMTDTAACADVLLPAVTFLEQHEIKKAYGSYALQYSAPVIAPVGEAKPNEEVFALLGRAMGWPEADFQRDTSAWLARAAGAIRGMGREISLEQLQRERIAFFDFPGRAPVQFVSVFPRTADGKIHLVPPQLGDRPYEFLAEENDPVHALALISPATGKTINSTMAEYNLPGLHLEMNPADAAARGLQSGEWVRVFNAHGEVICRLRIQARVRSGVVVMPKGAWRRAARNGKTANALTPDTLNAVGGGACFNDARVEVVQWP; this is encoded by the coding sequence ATGCCCACGCAAATCTTGCCCTCCGTTTGCCCGATGGATTGCCCGGACACGTGCAGTCTGGAGGTGGAAGTGACGGACGGCCGCATTCGCAAAATTCGCGGCTCGCAGGAGAATCCCCTCACCGCGGGTTTCATTTGTGCCAAAGTGGCGAACTTTGGCAGGCGCGTGCATGGCAGCGAACGGCTGTTGTATCCCATGCGGCGCAGCGGTGCCAAGGGCGGCGGCCGCTTCCAGCGGATCACCTGGGAGGAGGCCATCGCGATGATCTGCCAGGCCTGTCGCGAGATTCAGAGCCGCTGGGGCGGCGAGGCGATTTTGCCAGTGAGCTACGGCGGCTCGAATGGCTTGCTCGGCCAGGATACCAGCGACAAGGCCTTCTTCGCCAGACTGGGGGCTTCGCGCCTGCTGCGCGCGGTGTGCGCCATGCCCACCAGTGAGGCGGCCGGCGGGATGTACGGCAAAATGCCCGGGGTCGCCTTTGAAGATTACCCCGCCAGCCGCTGCATCATCATCTGGGGTGCCAATCCCAAAAGCAGCAACATTCATCTCGTGCCGTTTTTGAAACAAGCGAAGGCGAACGGCGCGCACATCATTACGATCGATCCGGTACGCCATTTTTCGGATGGTGAGATCGATTTGCATCTCCCGATTTATCCCGGCGCAGACCTGGCCGTGGCGCTTGCGCTGATTCGCTACTGGCACGAGCACGGCCTGCTGAATTGGGATTTCATCCGCGCGCACACCGTGGGCATCGCAACATTGCTGGAAAAAGCGGAGCCTTACACCCTGGCACGGGCGGCGGCGCTGGCGCGCGTCGAGGCCACGGCCATCGAGCGCGTGGCGCGGCTCTACGCGGAGTGCGAGCCGGCAGTGATTCGCGTGGGCTGGGGGCTGGAGCGCAACCGCAACGGCGGCCAGGCAGCGGCGGCGATTCTCGCACTGCCCGCGGTGCTCGGCAAATTCGGCCAACGCGGCGGCGGCTACACGCTCAGCAACAGTGCGGCGTTCGGTTTCGATGCGTGCGAGATGACCGCCGGCGACTCGTGGAACACGCGCGTGCTCAACATGAACCGGCTCGGCAGGATTTTGCTGGAAGAGAACAATCCGCCGGTGAAAATGCTGTTCGTATACAACTGCAATCCGGTGGCCACCCTGCCGAATCAAAACGCGGTGCTGGCCGGCCTGCAGCGCGAGGATTTGTTCACGGTTGTGTTCGACCAGGTGATGACCGACACCGCCGCCTGCGCCGACGTGCTGCTGCCGGCCGTCACCTTTCTGGAACAACACGAGATCAAAAAAGCCTACGGCAGCTATGCGCTGCAATACAGCGCGCCGGTGATTGCCCCCGTGGGTGAGGCCAAGCCCAACGAGGAGGTGTTCGCGCTGCTCGGCCGCGCCATGGGCTGGCCGGAGGCCGACTTTCAGAGAGACACCTCCGCCTGGCTCGCGCGCGCGGCAGGTGCAATCCGCGGGATGGGCCGGGAGATTTCGTTGGAACAATTGCAGCGTGAGCGAATCGCCTTTTTCGATTTTCCCGGGCGTGCGCCGGTGCAATTCGTCAGCGTCTTCCCGCGCACCGCGGACGGGAAGATCCACCTTGTGCCGCCCCAGCTCGGTGACCGGCCTTATGAATTTCTCGCAGAGGAAAACGATCCGGTTCATGCGTTGGCGCTCATCAGCCCCGCCACCGGCAAAACCATCAACAGCACGATGGCGGAATACAATCTGCCCGGGCTCCATCTCGAAATGAATCCGGCGGACGCCGCCGCCCGCGGCCTGCAGAGCGGTGAGTGGGTGCGGGTGTTCAATGCGCACGGTGAAGTGATCTGCCGTTTGAGGATTCAGGCACGGGTGCGGTCCGGGGTGGTGGTGATGCCCAAAGGCGCCTGGCGCAGAGCTGCGCGCAACGGCAAAACCGCCAACGCGCTGACGCCGGACACGCTCAATGCGGTCGGCGGCGGCGCCTGCTTCAATGATGCACGGGTCGAGGTGGTGCAGTGGCCGTGA
- a CDS encoding FG-GAP-like repeat-containing protein: MMTFRFRSWLFCTLLLGPSVSCFPQLAFHDSVHGISWSQVEPPSSEDLEKSQLLREGLGYLMSSSGQLYEYDALRPQRWRALPTPGQGRRLKLYFALAPDDIWATVEVPEIYKELIYHWDGKSWSPVFDRNIYNSRVLYFSSAEEGWLTCDYGEIWHYWRGTWQREKTETFLHVANLIPAPDGRLFAFCRAPEQGALLRRGRHRWEVVLTGLPPNCQAFAFASPRELLIGQETPLSFSADTLSLHTLPLSNLQFLSDGTGYGISFDGRTIYALHRNTPVALVKSPLPVTEVRLWSRTFSWIVGSGGLLLMPTQGQSALFHAPAQNTTVLPPLELPVTRAYGVGVLQEAAGRPRWIYFVVTHAPNIALAADLIFPAVAPVRQKERFFDHAPALNIAGSTDYHSRHPQPVRANYDQAIATGDLNGDGRDDLLVTSMYGHPFVYFKSTRDFYYDATAHSGLKQWGSILRRPMLPQLFDADNDGDLDLFIACQYASNAFFLNDGHGRFMEVTAAAGLTTRGGGIGAYAADFDGDGRQDLYLTCVNGPNLLYRNLGPDEKGQPRFQDISARSGDACRQEIKESQGAALADYDNDGDIDLFVCNRLSCNALLQNDGSGFFTDVTVRAGLADQEQSMGAAFFDADLDGHLDLLVTNIGRDRYYRNNGDGTYREFFKNFDWNRPLNLMDASKRLGGYSSGLVTLDLNRDQTPDLIVANYDMEAMVFRNPPPRGRAALTIAVEGILSNRSAIGARVLLFETNPAGEAGRLVGQRLIESCSGYGSSPAKTAHFGVDFTTTYVARVYFPSGLVRELHGLRGGGHHLVTELSGMGASVIKAKRTLADLFLGFRSRERYLVLLLGALILFLLVKFGRKYWGVAAHEVPCLVWIFVLSFWSSLILWLARSQLVFVLRPLVIGTALTLAAMLVLRFQRMQRARPASLEMLQVRLHAFDHGSIIHQLLNRLAFYLENLQQESRLPPAACEKLLQIERNIRSLLKQEIEAILTYLYANSFALERAHVLEKNWQQFRRRLSGLQRSLQIGEMLQPALLAELRRSQEQIRTGIAELKQRLSAEYYTDVPAVIADLLQQRENSGLVLRPVPALPRARIAAADLAYVLDELVSNSLRHLDGRTPQITLELRHAYDEVHLDVCDNGAGIPPDLWEQIFKPGFTTKGGGHGGFGLFHVRQRLEKVGGKIFVAESQPGAGTTMRICLKAEI, translated from the coding sequence ATGATGACGTTCCGGTTCCGCTCCTGGTTGTTTTGCACGCTCTTGCTTGGTCCGTCTGTCTCCTGCTTTCCCCAACTCGCCTTCCATGATTCAGTGCATGGCATCTCCTGGTCACAGGTGGAGCCGCCCAGCAGCGAAGACCTCGAAAAAAGCCAGCTTCTGCGTGAAGGCCTGGGTTATCTGATGAGCAGCTCCGGTCAGCTTTATGAATATGACGCCTTGCGGCCACAGCGCTGGCGGGCACTCCCCACACCGGGGCAGGGAAGGCGGTTGAAGCTTTATTTCGCCCTCGCCCCCGACGACATCTGGGCCACGGTCGAAGTGCCGGAAATTTACAAAGAACTGATTTATCATTGGGACGGCAAAAGCTGGTCACCCGTTTTCGACCGCAACATTTACAACAGCCGTGTCCTCTATTTCTCCTCTGCGGAAGAAGGTTGGCTGACGTGTGACTACGGCGAAATTTGGCACTATTGGCGCGGCACCTGGCAACGCGAAAAGACCGAAACCTTCCTCCATGTCGCCAACCTCATCCCCGCCCCTGACGGCAGGCTGTTCGCCTTCTGCCGGGCGCCCGAGCAGGGGGCGCTGTTGCGACGGGGGCGCCACCGCTGGGAGGTGGTGTTGACCGGCCTGCCCCCGAACTGCCAGGCCTTCGCCTTTGCCTCGCCCCGCGAGCTCTTGATTGGGCAGGAGACCCCTCTCTCTTTTTCCGCCGACACTTTGTCGCTGCACACCCTGCCGCTGTCCAACCTGCAGTTCCTGTCTGACGGCACCGGCTATGGCATCAGCTTCGATGGCAGGACGATTTATGCTCTGCACAGGAACACGCCGGTGGCATTGGTCAAAAGCCCGCTGCCAGTCACTGAGGTGCGGTTGTGGAGTCGAACGTTTTCATGGATCGTTGGCAGCGGGGGGCTGTTGCTGATGCCGACACAAGGCCAGTCGGCCCTTTTTCACGCGCCCGCACAGAACACCACCGTTTTGCCTCCCCTGGAGCTGCCGGTCACACGGGCATACGGCGTGGGCGTGTTGCAGGAAGCGGCCGGCCGGCCGCGGTGGATTTATTTTGTGGTCACCCACGCGCCCAACATTGCTCTCGCCGCTGACTTGATCTTTCCCGCCGTTGCCCCCGTGCGTCAGAAGGAACGCTTTTTCGATCATGCGCCCGCGCTCAATATCGCCGGCTCGACCGATTATCACTCCCGGCACCCCCAGCCGGTACGCGCCAACTACGATCAAGCAATTGCCACCGGAGACCTCAATGGCGATGGCCGCGACGATCTCCTGGTCACCAGCATGTACGGCCATCCCTTTGTCTACTTCAAAAGCACACGTGATTTCTATTACGATGCCACCGCTCACTCCGGCCTGAAGCAGTGGGGCTCCATTCTTAGACGCCCGATGCTGCCCCAGCTCTTCGACGCCGACAATGACGGCGATCTCGACTTGTTCATCGCCTGCCAGTACGCCAGCAATGCCTTTTTCCTCAACGACGGCCACGGCCGTTTCATGGAAGTGACCGCGGCGGCCGGCCTCACCACTCGCGGCGGCGGCATCGGCGCCTACGCCGCCGATTTCGATGGCGACGGCCGGCAGGATTTGTACCTCACGTGTGTCAACGGTCCCAATCTGCTCTACCGCAATCTCGGCCCGGACGAAAAGGGACAGCCGCGCTTCCAGGACATCAGCGCCCGCAGCGGCGATGCCTGCCGCCAGGAGATCAAGGAATCACAGGGCGCCGCCCTCGCCGATTACGACAATGACGGTGACATCGACCTCTTCGTCTGCAATCGCCTGAGCTGCAATGCCCTGCTGCAAAACGATGGCAGCGGGTTCTTCACCGACGTCACCGTCCGCGCCGGCCTGGCCGATCAGGAACAAAGCATGGGCGCCGCTTTCTTCGACGCCGATCTCGACGGCCATCTCGACCTGCTGGTCACCAACATCGGCCGCGACCGTTACTACCGCAACAATGGCGACGGCACCTACCGCGAGTTCTTCAAGAATTTCGATTGGAACCGCCCCCTCAACCTCATGGATGCCAGCAAACGCCTCGGCGGTTACAGCAGCGGGCTCGTCACCCTCGATCTCAACCGTGATCAGACGCCGGATTTGATCGTGGCCAATTATGACATGGAGGCCATGGTCTTTCGCAATCCGCCGCCGCGTGGTCGTGCCGCCCTCACCATCGCCGTGGAGGGCATTCTCAGCAACCGCTCCGCGATTGGCGCGCGTGTCCTGTTGTTTGAAACCAACCCCGCCGGCGAGGCCGGCCGTCTGGTGGGGCAGCGCCTGATCGAGTCCTGCAGCGGTTACGGCAGCAGCCCCGCCAAAACGGCGCACTTTGGGGTGGATTTCACCACGACCTATGTCGCGCGGGTCTATTTCCCCTCCGGGCTGGTGCGTGAGCTGCACGGCTTGCGCGGCGGCGGGCATCACCTGGTGACGGAGCTGAGCGGCATGGGTGCGAGCGTCATCAAAGCCAAGCGCACGCTGGCGGATTTGTTCCTGGGTTTCCGCAGCCGCGAGCGTTACCTGGTTCTGTTGCTGGGCGCGCTGATACTTTTCCTGTTGGTGAAATTCGGCAGGAAATATTGGGGCGTGGCGGCGCATGAGGTGCCGTGCCTGGTGTGGATATTCGTGCTGAGTTTTTGGAGCAGCTTGATCTTGTGGCTGGCCCGCAGTCAGCTCGTGTTCGTCCTGCGGCCGCTGGTAATCGGAACCGCCCTGACGCTGGCGGCCATGCTGGTCCTCCGCTTCCAGCGCATGCAGCGCGCACGGCCGGCCTCGCTGGAGATGCTGCAGGTGCGGCTGCATGCCTTCGATCACGGCAGCATCATTCATCAACTGCTGAACCGCCTGGCTTTTTATCTCGAAAACCTGCAGCAGGAAAGCCGGCTGCCCCCGGCCGCATGCGAAAAACTGCTGCAGATCGAACGCAACATCCGCTCCCTCCTCAAGCAGGAGATCGAGGCGATTCTGACTTATCTGTATGCCAACAGTTTCGCGCTCGAACGCGCCCATGTGCTGGAAAAGAACTGGCAGCAGTTTCGCCGCCGGCTCTCCGGCCTGCAGCGCAGCCTGCAGATTGGCGAAATGCTGCAACCGGCTCTGCTGGCGGAGCTGCGCCGCAGCCAGGAGCAAATTCGCACGGGCATCGCGGAACTGAAGCAGCGCCTGAGTGCGGAATACTATACTGATGTTCCCGCCGTGATTGCGGATTTGCTGCAACAGCGCGAAAACAGCGGCCTGGTGTTGCGACCGGTGCCGGCATTGCCCCGTGCCCGCATCGCCGCCGCCGATCTCGCCTACGTGCTCGATGAACTGGTGAGCAACAGCCTGCGCCACCTCGACGGCCGGACGCCGCAAATCACCCTCGAGCTGCGCCATGCCTATGATGAAGTTCATCTCGACGTGTGCGACAACGGGGCCGGTATTCCGCCGGATCTCTGGGAGCAGATCTTCAAACCGGGTTTCACCACCAAAGGCGGAGGCCACGGCGGCTTCGGGCTGTTTCATGTCCGGCAGCGCCTCGAAAAAGTGGGCGGCAAAATCTTCGTGGCAGAGAGCCAGCCCGGCGCCGGCACGACCATGCGCATTTGCCTGAAAGCGGAGATCTAG